Proteins encoded by one window of Arachis hypogaea cultivar Tifrunner chromosome 1, arahy.Tifrunner.gnm2.J5K5, whole genome shotgun sequence:
- the LOC112790089 gene encoding uncharacterized protein: MESHSLVSKARTAFHSAAAKAERVIMDFKSDRDSADKQSGNDLRRLQQQQQEGQESVHNENDSKLRSELKNIKWRPPHIGIKQDWQDKINNLRKARKEVEDTDKVGDTNMACVPFYDENLYILNMKQYQEAKASEAIPTVEGLTVTAKEPIPPSSVLKQLAIAVEAGRKTNSMKDFLASSTSSSPGREKAGLSFSAVKALVMREKEDKLTSEFSSDEKVVHLIKSLFDPEGGLLSRKINMNPEETAITSLLRDIHGAPPESLVVKLAEVIGNFKTLRKMALFWCRVVAELKKHWSEEKYLPGVPLDDIPDLNSCLLYQQFQVINCCISRKMRHIIATESLESMMKEANSNIGRSDKYTDRAPTKPLLYAKLSTGELVLRLGAHCPSGDLTMLETGEPVYSPITQEGPLLTEDLIKETEEFVLRTGSVGAGCSQLLSDMQAFKAANPGCILEDFVRWHSPPDWTESEASVEDSDFFEGCESLSSRGQLSRRMQKEGNLWRELWETSKPVPAIKQAPLFDEDLAVEGILDIYEDMPPFELFGQLFVSLFGLGLAIAETMLTDNSDFSKMFNDCKDYVVSTCQSNRWSEKLDELVQVYETVEMMLVNPEEALKMTKQTDDSVLSTGELKSRFKKLSHIFGGKDKPKDQVNTDEKPIRQAFSNFFDSKSSLFSKKPPKPASLSPSQKSSSLESDWTLV; this comes from the exons atggaATCTCATTCGTTGGTGTCGAAAGCGAGAACCGCGTTTCACTCTGCGGCTGCAAAAGCGGAGCGTGTTATCATGGATTTCAAATCCGATCGAG ATTCTGCTGATAAACAATCGGGGAACGATTTGAGGAGgctgcagcagcagcagcaggagGGACAAGAATCTGTTCATAACGAGAACGATTCCAAG CTTCGCAGCGAATTGAAGAATATAAAGTGGAGACCTCCACATATAGGGATAAAGCAGGATTGGCAAGATAAAATTAACAACCTTCGAAAGGCGAGGAAAGAAGTCGAAGATACAGACAAAGTAGGAGATACAAACATGGCTTGTGTTCCATTTTATGATGAAAATCTGTACATCCTAAATATGAAACAATATCAGGAAGCCAAG GCTTCTGAAGCAATTCCAACAGTTGAAGGCTTAACTGTTACAGCAAAGGAACCCATTCCTCCATCATCTGTCCTGAAGCAATTGGCTATAGCAGTTGA GGCCGGAAGGAAAACGAACTCAATGAAAGATTTTCTAGCTTCATCAACAAGTTCTTCACCTGGCAGAGAGAAGGCAGGCTTAAGTTTCTCTGCTGTTAAGGCTTTAGTGATGCGTGAAAAGGAAGACAAACTTACCTCTGAGTTTAGCAGCGATGAGAAAGTTGTGCATTTGATTAAGTCTCTGTTTGATCCAG AGGGAGGGCTCCTTAGCAGGAAAATCAACATGAATCCCGAGGAAACTGCTATAACATCTTTACTAAGAGATATTCATGGTGCTCCTCCTGAAAGCCTAGTTGTTAAGTTGGCAGAAGTTATTGGAAACTTTAAGACCCTCCGAAAAATGGCTCTTTTTTGGTGCAGAGTTGTTGCTGAA CTGAAGAAACATTggtctgaagaaaaatatttacccGGAGTTCCTCTAGATGACATTCCAGATTTAAACTCATGTCTTCTATATCAGCAATTTCAAGTAATCAATTGTTGCATCTCTCGGAAAATGCGCCATATTATTGCCACCGAATCCCTGGAGTCTATGATGAAAGAGGCCAATTCAAATATTGGAAGATCTGACAAATATACCGACAGAGCTCCCACAAAGCCTTTATTATATGCTAAATTAAGTACTGGGGAGCTTGTTCTTCGACTTGGTGCTCATTGCCCATCTGGAGATCTGACAATGCTAGAAACTGGCGAGCCTGTGTACTCTCCTATCACCCAG GAAGGACCCTTGCTTACAGAAGATCTGATCAAAGAAACTGAGGAGTTTGTGCTGCGGACAGGGAG TGTTGGTGCTGGTTGCTCTCAACTTCTCTCTGATATGCAAGCTTTCAAG GCTGCAAATCCTGGTTGTATTCTGGAAGATTTTGTAAGATGGCACTCTCCACCTGATTGGACAGAAAGTGAGGCAAGTGTCGAGGATAGTGATTTTTTTGAGGGCTGCGAGTCGTTGTCTTCTAGAGGACAGCTAAGTCGGCGAATGCAGAAAGAAG GAAATTTGTGGCGTGAATTGTGGGAAACATCTAAGCCAGTACCAGCCATTAAACAGGCACCTCTCTTTGATGAGGATTTGGCAGT GGAGGGCATACTCGATATATATGAGGACATGCCGCCTTTTGAGCTTTTTGGACAACTGTTTGTTTCATTA TTTGGTTTAGGGCTTGCAATAGCAGAAACTATGCTGACTGATAACAGTGACTTTTCAAAGATGTTCAATGACTGCAAGGATTATGTGGTTAGCACTTGTCAAAGCAACAGATGGAGTGAGAAACTTGATGAACTTGTTCAG GTCTATGAAACAGTGGAGATGATGTTAGTGAATCCAGAGGAAGCACTAAAGATGACAAAACAGACAGATGATTCAGTTCTGAGCACTGGTGAACTTAAGAGCCGGTTTAAGAAGCTTAGCCATATCTTTGGTGGGAAAGATAAACCAAAAGATCAGGTAAACACTGATGAAAAGCCGATTCGACAAGCTTTTTCGAATTTCTTCGACAGCAAGTCATCTTTATTTTCAAAGAAGCCCCCAAAACCAGCAAGCCTATCACCTTCCCAGAAATCTTCCTCTCTGGAAAGTGATTGGACATTGGTTTAG